A portion of the Scylla paramamosain isolate STU-SP2022 chromosome 2, ASM3559412v1, whole genome shotgun sequence genome contains these proteins:
- the LOC135110914 gene encoding fructose-bisphosphate aldolase-like isoform X1, producing the protein MGNCIDKGEVLLASDDGSTRSTMTTYFSYPDEALQQELRRIANAITAKGKGILAADESVSTMGKRLADVGVENTEENRRKYRQLLFTSDKSVSEYISGVILFHETVYQKSDDGTPFVELIKQKGIIPGIKVDKGVVPLMGSEGESTTQGLDDLSQRCAQYKKDGCDFAKWRCVLKIGKNTPSYQGMLENANVLARYASICQMNGLVPIVEPEVLPDGEHDLDRAQKVTETVLAFVYKALNDHHVFLEGTLLKPNMVTAGQSCPKKYTPDEVAKATVVALSRTMPAAVPGVTFLSGGQSEEEASVHLDAINKCVVAKKPWALTFSYGRALQASVLRAWGGKDENVKGGQEELMKRAKANSQAAQGIYEWGSCKGFAGDTGLFIKDHAY; encoded by the exons ATCCACCATGACCACCTACTTCTCCTACCCCGATGAGGCCCTGCAGCAGGAGCTGCGCAGGATTGCCAATGCCATCACTGCCAAGGGCAAGGGCATCTTGGCTGCTGATGAGTCTGTGTCAACTATGGGTAAACGTCTTGCAGATGTTGGAGTAGAGAACACCGAAGAAAACCGCCGCAAGTACCGCCAGCTCCTCTTCACTTCTGACAAG TCTGTTTCTGAATACATCTCTGGAGTGATCCTCTTCCATGAGACTGTGTACCAGAAGAGTGATGATGGCACCCCATTTGTTGAACTCATCAAGCAGAAGGGCATCATTCCTGGCATCAAG GTGGACAAGGGTGTGGTGCCGCTGATGGGGTCTGAGGGCGAGAGCACCACCCAGGGACTGGACGACCTGTCCCAGCGCTGTGCCCAATACAAGAAGGATGGTTGTGACTTCGCCAAGTGGCGCTGTGTCCTCAAGATTGGCAAGAACACTCCCAGCTACCAGGGCATGTTGGAGAACGCCAATGTCTTGGCCCGCTACGCCTCCATCTGCCAGATGAATGGCCTCGTCCCTATTGTGGAGCCTGAG GTTCTTCCTGATGGTGAGCATGACCTGGACCGAGCACAGAAGGTCACTGAGACTGTGCTGGCCTTCGTGTACAAGGCACTCAACGACCACCACGTCTTCTTGGAGGGAACTCTGCTCAAGCCCAACATGGTGACTGCTGGCCAGTCTTGCCCTAAGAAGTACACTCCTGATGAGGTAGCCAAG GCTACAGTAGTGGCTTTGTCCCGCACCATGCCTGCAGCTGTTCCTGGTGTCACCTTCCTTTCTGGTGGCCAGTCTGAGGAAGAAGCCTCAGTGCACTTGGATGCCATCAACAAGTGTGTGGTGGCCAAGAAGCCATGGGCCCTCACCTTCAGTTATGGTCGTGCTCTTCAGGCCTCTGTACTCAGGGCATGGGGTGGCAAGGACGAGAATGTGAAGGGTGGACAAGAGGAACTCATGAAGCGTGCCAAG GCCAACAGCCAGGCTGCCCAGGGCATCTACGAGTGGGGATCCTGCAAGGGCTTTGCCGGTGACACTGGCCTCTTCATCAAGGACCATGCCTACTAA
- the LOC135110914 gene encoding fructose-bisphosphate aldolase-like isoform X2, translated as MTTYFSYPDEALQQELRRIANAITAKGKGILAADESVSTMGKRLADVGVENTEENRRKYRQLLFTSDKSVSEYISGVILFHETVYQKSDDGTPFVELIKQKGIIPGIKVDKGVVPLMGSEGESTTQGLDDLSQRCAQYKKDGCDFAKWRCVLKIGKNTPSYQGMLENANVLARYASICQMNGLVPIVEPEVLPDGEHDLDRAQKVTETVLAFVYKALNDHHVFLEGTLLKPNMVTAGQSCPKKYTPDEVAKATVVALSRTMPAAVPGVTFLSGGQSEEEASVHLDAINKCVVAKKPWALTFSYGRALQASVLRAWGGKDENVKGGQEELMKRAKANSQAAQGIYEWGSCKGFAGDTGLFIKDHAY; from the exons ATGACCACCTACTTCTCCTACCCCGATGAGGCCCTGCAGCAGGAGCTGCGCAGGATTGCCAATGCCATCACTGCCAAGGGCAAGGGCATCTTGGCTGCTGATGAGTCTGTGTCAACTATGGGTAAACGTCTTGCAGATGTTGGAGTAGAGAACACCGAAGAAAACCGCCGCAAGTACCGCCAGCTCCTCTTCACTTCTGACAAG TCTGTTTCTGAATACATCTCTGGAGTGATCCTCTTCCATGAGACTGTGTACCAGAAGAGTGATGATGGCACCCCATTTGTTGAACTCATCAAGCAGAAGGGCATCATTCCTGGCATCAAG GTGGACAAGGGTGTGGTGCCGCTGATGGGGTCTGAGGGCGAGAGCACCACCCAGGGACTGGACGACCTGTCCCAGCGCTGTGCCCAATACAAGAAGGATGGTTGTGACTTCGCCAAGTGGCGCTGTGTCCTCAAGATTGGCAAGAACACTCCCAGCTACCAGGGCATGTTGGAGAACGCCAATGTCTTGGCCCGCTACGCCTCCATCTGCCAGATGAATGGCCTCGTCCCTATTGTGGAGCCTGAG GTTCTTCCTGATGGTGAGCATGACCTGGACCGAGCACAGAAGGTCACTGAGACTGTGCTGGCCTTCGTGTACAAGGCACTCAACGACCACCACGTCTTCTTGGAGGGAACTCTGCTCAAGCCCAACATGGTGACTGCTGGCCAGTCTTGCCCTAAGAAGTACACTCCTGATGAGGTAGCCAAG GCTACAGTAGTGGCTTTGTCCCGCACCATGCCTGCAGCTGTTCCTGGTGTCACCTTCCTTTCTGGTGGCCAGTCTGAGGAAGAAGCCTCAGTGCACTTGGATGCCATCAACAAGTGTGTGGTGGCCAAGAAGCCATGGGCCCTCACCTTCAGTTATGGTCGTGCTCTTCAGGCCTCTGTACTCAGGGCATGGGGTGGCAAGGACGAGAATGTGAAGGGTGGACAAGAGGAACTCATGAAGCGTGCCAAG GCCAACAGCCAGGCTGCCCAGGGCATCTACGAGTGGGGATCCTGCAAGGGCTTTGCCGGTGACACTGGCCTCTTCATCAAGGACCATGCCTACTAA